One Salarias fasciatus chromosome 9, fSalaFa1.1, whole genome shotgun sequence DNA segment encodes these proteins:
- the LOC115393953 gene encoding uncharacterized protein LOC115393953, which yields MFLLLSVFFLPAVLVLCADPEEHLLITAPRSLEAVNGSCLIIPCRFEALDKEKFNNSRKIVALWIKDESNFEDHPERVVFNSSDAVNYPYISIIGDLKERNCTTKFNRLPLKDTTFYFRIENESFKATAAFDPVEIQLKGSPPRPRLEYSGGLKDLKEKESVTITCSALTPCPHSPPQLTWSLQQDAHSQTEENTDGTFSTKIQKTTTLSDTHDVLKISCSAVYPADGGEAVKTPETELTLSVSYELSFGLVFKTLMILQVVALYCTVVIFECWFRWSRKQVKDSPEADYVNTVNVNPA from the exons atgtttcttcttctgagtgttttcttcctcccag CTGTTTTGGTTCTTTGTGCCGATCCAGAAGAACATCTCCTCATCACTGCACCGAGGAGTCTGGAAGCAGTGAATGGATCCTGTTTGATTATCCCGTGTCGCTTTGAAGCTCTTGATAAGGAAAAGTTTAACAACTCAAGAAAAATAGTTGCATTGTGGATTAAAGATGAATCAAATTTTGAGGATCATCCAGAAAGAGTAGTTTTTAACAGCAGTGATGCAGTTAACTACCCTTATATCAGCATCATCGGAgacctgaaagaaagaaactgcacCACCAAGTTTAATAGATTACCTTTAAAAGACACAACGTTTTACTTTAGAATTGAGAATGAATCATTCAAAGCTACAGCTGCTTTTGATCCTGTTGAAATTCAACTGAAAG gttctcctccgaGGCCCAGATTAGAATACTCAGGTGGTCTGAAggacctgaaggagaaggagtctgTCACGATAACCTGCTCAGCTCTCACTCCCTGTCCACACTCCCCTCCTCaactcacctggagcctccAACAAGACGCTCACAGCCAaactgaggaaaacacagacgGAACCTTCAGCACTAAGATCCAGAAGACCACcactctgtcagacacacatGATGTATTGAagatcagctgctctgctgtgtatcctgctgatggaggagaagctgtgaaaacaccTGAGACAGAGTTAACTCTCAGTGTTTCAT ATGAACTGAGTTTTGGACTCGTCTTCAAAACACTGATGATCCTTCAAGTTGTCGCTCTCTACTGTACAGTCGTGATCTTTGAGTG CTGGTTCAGATGGAGCCGCAAACAAGTGAAG GACTCGCCAGAAGCAGACTACGTCAACACAGTGAATGTAAATCCGGCATAA
- the LOC115393942 gene encoding sialoadhesin-like: MFLLLSVFFLPAALVHCADNEAHLVITAPKKMVAMNGSCLMIPCSFGPASEEEFQNKRKIVAVWLKDDPHFKDHPERIVFNSSDAVNYPDISIIGDLKERNCTTKFNRFIQPLKYTMFFFRIENESFKVTAAFDPVEIKLKGSPPRPRLEVSGDLKDLKEKESVTITCSALTPCPHSPPQLTWSLQQDAHSQTEQNTDGTFSTQIQKNLTLSDTHDGLKIRCSAVYPVDGGKAVKTPETELTLNVSYAPKDTTASISPSGSWVTLTCSSRAKPAVSSFTWFKNSDHGAIRVSEGDFYTFNVADLTDPTNFYCLAENALGNQTSSWIHVIKADEQRFGLVFKTLMTLTLYCTIIIFECWFRWSLYCKQVKDSPEADYVNTQETSDH, encoded by the exons atgtttcttcttctgagtgttttcttcctcccag ctgCTTTGGTTCATTGTGCCGATAACGAAGCTCATCTCGTCATCACTGCACCAAAGAAAATGGTAGCAATGAATGGATCCTGTTTGATGATCCCGTGCAGCTTCGGACCTGCTTCAGAGGAAGAGTttcaaaacaagagaaaaatagTTGCAGTGTGGCTCAAAGATGATCCACATTTTAAGGATCATCCAGAAAGAATAGTTTTTAACAGCAGTGATGCAGTTAACTACCCTGACATCAGCATCATTGGAgacctgaaagaaagaaactgcacCACCAAGTTTAATAGATTCATCCAACCTTTAAAATACACAATGTTCTTCTTTAGAATTGAGAATGAATCATTCAAAGTTACAGCTGCTTTTGATCCTGttgaaattaaactgaaag gttctcctccgaGGCCCAGATTAGAAGTCTCAGGTGATCTGAAggacctgaaggagaaggagtctgTCACCATAACCTGCTCAGCTCTCACTCCCTGTCCACACTCCCCTCCTCaactcacctggagcctccAACAAGACGCTCACAGCCAAACTGAGCAAAACACAGACGGAACCTTCAGCACTCAGATCCAGAAGAACCTcactctgtcagacacacatGATGGATTGAAGatccgctgctctgctgtgtatcctgttgatggaggaaaagctgtgaaaacacctGAGACAGAGTTAACTCTCAATGTTTCAT ATGCTCCTAAAGACACgacagcctccatcagtccatcagggaGCTGGGTGACCctgacctgctccagcagagccaaacctgccgtcagcagcttcacctggtTCAAGAACAGTGACCATGGAGCCATCAGAGTGTCTGAAGGAGACTTTTACACCTTTAATGTGGCCGACTTAACAGATCCAACAAATTTTTACTGTTTGGCTGAAAATGCTCTGGGTAATCAGACGTCATCGTGGATTCATGTGATCAAAGCAG ATGAACAGAGGTTTGGACTGGTCTTCAAAACACTGATGACTCTGACTCTCTACTGTACAATCATCATCTTTGAGTG ctgGTTCAGATGGAGCCTTTACTGCAAACAAGTAAAG GACTCCCCAGAAGCAGACTACGTCAACACA cagGAAACCTcagaccactag
- the LOC115393945 gene encoding B-cell receptor CD22-like — protein MFLLLSVFFLPAVLVHCADPEEYLLITAPKSLEAVNGSCLIIPCSFEALDKEKFNNSRKIVALWIKDESNFEDHPERIVFNSSDAVNYPNISIIGDLKERNCTTKFNRLPLNDTTFYFRIENESFKATAAFDPVEIKLKGSPPRPRLEDSGGLKDLKEKESVTITCSALTPCPHSPPQLTWSLQQDAHSQTEQNTDGTFSTTIQKTITLSDTHDGLKISCSAVYPVDGGEAVKTPVAELTLSVSYAPKDTTAPSGSLGPLVISISVSIGFVFICLVFSVWWFKRRRRPQQTQAQTAEEFSSYLAADEAERDVSGDEGLQYEHVSFSKRRDEAVTVSAQDTRQQEETVYTQVKVHKPESHSSQVADVPEDLYAKVKKK, from the exons atgtttcttcttctgagtgttttcttcctcccag CTGTTTTGGTTCATTGTGCCGATCCAGAAGAATATCTCCTCATCACTGCACCAAAGAGTCTGGAAGCAGTGAATGGATCCTGTTTGATTATCCCGTGCAGCTTTGAAGCTCTTGATAAAGAAAAGTTTAATAACTCAAGAAAAATAGTTGCACTGTGGATTAAAGATGAATCAAATTTTGAGGATCATCCAGAAAGAATAGTTTTTAACAGCAGTGATGCAGTTAACTACCCTAATATCAGCATCATCGGAgacctgaaagaaagaaactgcacCACCAAGTTTAATAGATTACCTTTAAATGACACAACGTTTTACTTTAGAATTGAGAATGAATCATTCAAGGCCACAGCTGCTTTTGATCCTGttgaaattaaactgaaag gttctcctccgaGGCCCAGATTAGAAGACTCAGGTGGTCTGAAggacctgaaggagaaggagtctgTCACGATAACCTGCTCAGCTCTCACTCCCTGTCCACACTCCCCTCCTCAACTCACCTGGAGTCTCCAACAAGACGCTCACAGCCAAACTGAGCAAAACACAGACGGAACCTTCAGCACTACAATCCAGAAGACCATcactctgtcagacacacatGATGGATTGAagatcagctgctctgctgtgtatcctgttgatggaggagaagctgtgaaaacaccTGTGGCAGAGTTAACTCTCAGTGTTTCAT ATGCTCCTAAAGACACGACAGCCCCATCAG GAAGCCTTGGTCCTTTGGTGATCTCCATTTCAGTGAGCATCGGCTTTGTGTTCATCTGCctggttttctctgtctg GTGGTTTAAGAGGCGTCGACGCCCACAACAGACTCAG GCTCAAACAGCAGAGGAGTTTTCCAGCTACTTGGCGGCAGACGAAGCAGAGAGGGACGTCAGCGGCGACGAAGGCCTTCAATACGAACACGTCAGCTTCTCAAAGCGGAGAGATGAAGCTGTGACCGTGTCAGCTCAGGACACcagacagcaggaagagacCGTGTACAcacaggtcaaagttcacaagCCAGAAAGCCACTCAAGTCAGGTTGCTGATGTGCCCGAGGATCTCTACGCTAAAGTCAAGAAAAAATGA